The DNA sequence ACCTTCGCAAGCTTCTTCGTGAGGCTCTCGTACATCTGCGCGGGGTCGCTCCCCGGCAGATCCATGCGTCCGCACCCCTGGAGGAACAGCGTGTCCCCGGCCACGAGCGAACCGTGCACGAGGAAACACTGGCTGCCGGGTGTGTGCCCGGGCGTGTGGATGAGCTCGACGTCGACGTCGCCGACGCTCACGATGTCGCCACTGTCGTGGGTGACCAGGTGGCCGGGCTCGAGGCCGGTCACCCGGCGCACGAGGTCCGCCTCGGGCGCCTGGACGTGGATCGGGACGTCCACGATCTCGAGCAGCTCGGCCACGCCGTCGATGGAGAAACCCATCATCTCGCCGCCGACGTGGTCGGGGTGGTAGTGGGTGGCCAGGACACCGGTGATCGTCATGCCGTCGCCCTCGGCGACCTCGACTATCCCGGCCGGGTCGTAAGCCGGGTCCACCACGAGGGCCTCGCCGGTCTCGCGGTCACCGACGAGGTAGACGAAGTTCACCATCTGCCCGGCGAGGGGGTCGTTGCGTGCGAAGTCCGTCCCGGAGAGGAGTTGGCGGAAGTAGAAGCGGTCGTCCACACCGACGAGGTTACGCCGGTGCCGGGTCGTCCCGAGACGGCCCCTCGGGCGGGCCGGCGTCGCTGGCGTCGGACGGTTCGATCGACACGGGAGCTGGGCGACGCGCCCGGCGACGCCACGACTCCTCGGCGAGAGAGACGACCTCGCGCAACGGCAGCCCGATCTGCTCGGAGGCCCGTGCCGCGTCGTCGTGTTCGACCTTCACCCGGTCGGCCGAGACCTTGACCCGCACCGGTCGTCCCTCGACGTCGACGGTGTCGATCCGGCGGGCCTCGGGCCAACGCTCGAGCCGCTGACCGCGCAGCCCGAGGCTGCCGGTCTCGGCGAGGATGACCGCGGCCACCTGGTCCACCAGGGCGGGGTCCACCAGGGCCGACACCGTGTACGCCGGCCTGCCCTTCTTCATCACGATCGGTGTGATCCACGCGTCGTGTGCCCCGGCGTCGAGCATCGCCGAGATCGCATGGGCCAGGGTCTCACCCGTCGCATCGTCGACGTTCGTCTCGAGCAGCGTGACCGGCTGACCCGTCGCCCGGGCACCGTCCAGCTCCCCGACGACGGCCTGGGTGAGGTTGGGCCGGTGTTCGTGTTCGCGCTCCCCCGCGCCGAAGCCGCTCGCCATGATCGTCATCGGCGGAAGCGGTCCGAAACCCCGGGCCAGCGCAGCGAGAAGAGCGGCGCCGGTCGGTGTCGTCAGCTCGTGTTGGATGTCCACGCCGTACGTCTCGCTCCCGGCCAGCAACTCGACGACCGCGGGCGCCGGCGTGGGGATGAGACCGTGGGAGGAGCGGACCATCCCGCGCCCGACGGCCACCGGCGACGAGTGCACCTCGTCCACACCGAGGACCTCGAGTGCGGCACACGTGCCGACGACGTCGATGATCGAGTCGATCGCGCCGACCTCGTGGAAATGGACCTGCTCGGGGGGGCGCCGGTGCAGGCGCCCCTCGGCCCGGGCCAGCGCGTCGAAGACGGCCAGTGCGCGCGTGCGCACACGGTCCGGGAGGCGGGCCTCCTCGACGAGGGCCGAGATGTGCGTGGCCGTCCGGACGACCTTGGTCTCCTCGGCGACGACGACGGCCCGGGTGGCGGCGATGCCACTGCGCATGACGGGCTCGGCCCGCAGACCCCACCCCGACAGCGGGAGACGCTCGCAGATCGACGTCACCTCGTCGACGTCGGCCCCGGCGTCGATCAGCGCGCCGAGGGCCATGTCGCCGGCGATACCCGAGAAGCAGTGGAACCAGACGGCCCTGCGGGGGGTGGTCATCGCTGCTCCACCCGGGCCATGACCTGCAGGAGTCGCAGTACGGCCATCGCCGCGCCGAAGCCGTTGTCGATCCCCACCACGGTGACCCCAGACGCACAGGACGCGTGCATGGCCAACAGCGCGGTGACACCTTCGAGGCCGGCGCCGTATCCCACGCTCGTGGGCACGGCGACCACCGGCGCCTCGGTCAGGCCACCGACGACCGACGCAAGGGCGCCCTCCATGCCGGCGACCACGATGACGGCGTCCGCTGCCGTGACCTCGTCGAGGTCCGCCAGCAGCCGGTGCAGTCCCGCCACGCCGACGTCGGTCAGGCGGCGGGCCGCGACACCGTGGGCCGCGAGGGTGGCAGCCGCCTCTGTGGCGACGGGGAGATCGGAGGTTCCCGCGGCGGCGACGAGCACCCGCTCGGAGCGGGGATCGGCGGGGCGCCACACGAGGGTGGCGTCGAAACGCTCGCCACCGGGATGCGCAGCATCGAGCGCAGCGGCCTGCGTGTCGTCCACGCGGCTGACGAGAACGGGGCCGTCGGAACCCGACAGGAGTTCGCCCACGATGGCCACGCACTGGTCGGGAGTCTTACCCGGGGCGTACACGACCTCGCCCAGACCCTGGCGGACGCGACGGTGGTGGTCCACCCGCGCGAAGCCGAGATCGGCGAAGGGAAGACGGCGCAACTGGGCGACGGCGTCGTCGGGGTGACGGTCGCCGGCGGCCACGGCCTCGAGCAATTCACGGATCGCGGTGGAGTCCACGTCACTATCCTGCCGAGTCGTGACGCTTCCCGCAGCCTCCGGGCACTCCGACCCATCCGCGATGAGGGTCGGTTACCTCGGCCCCCACGGCACGTTCACCGAGCAGGCGCTGTTGACGCAGGCCGATCTGGCGTCCGCCGAACTGGTCATGTTCGGCTCGTTTCCGGCGGTCATCTCGGCCACGGAGTCCGGTGAGGTGGACCTGGGTTTCGTCGCGATCGAGAACTCGATCGAGGGCACGGTGAACGTCACCCAGGACGCGCTCGCGTTCGAGACGGACCTGCTGATCCAGCGCGAGGTCATAATCTCGGTCCAGCTGGAGCTGCTCGCGCTGCCGGGCGTCGACCTCGCTCAGGTCGAGCGGGTGATCTCCTACCCCCATGCGCTGGCGCAGTGCCGCCGCTTCCTGCGCGAGCACCTGCCGAACGCCCAGATGAAGGCGGCGAACTCCACCGCCGACGCAGCACGCCTGCTCGCCGAGGAGGACGACACGACCGCGGCGGCGATCGGCACGGCCCTGGCCGGCGACCTCTACGGGCTCACGGCCCTGGCATCCGACATCGAGGATCATCCGGGCAACCAGACCCGCTTCGTCGTCGTCGCCCGCGAGGGCGTCCCTCCCCAGACCGGGCTCGACAAGACGTCCATCGTGATCTTCCAGCGGGCCGACCGCCCGGGCTCCCTACTCGCCATCCTCCAGGAGTTCGCCGCCCGGTCCATCAACCTGACCCGCCTCGAGTCACGCCCCACCAAGCAGGGCCTCGGCGACTACTGCTTCCTCATGGACCTCGAGGGTCACATCGCGGACGAACTCGTCGCCGACTGCCTCATGAACCTGCGCGCGAAGCAGGCCGACGTGAAGTTCCTGGGCTCGTACCCCGCCGCCGCCGAGAACGGCCACGAGGCGCGCGCCGACGTGTCGGAGTCCTGGCGCGAAGCCGAGGCCTGGCTCGAGGCGCTGCGCGGCCAGATCCGCCCGGGCTGAGTCACGTCCCGCCGGTTACCCTCTGTGGCTGGAGGGATGGCAGAGCGGACGATTGCGACGGTCTTGAAAACCGTTGAGGTGCAAGCCTCCGGGGGTTCGAATCCCCCTCCCTCCGCGTGAGCCCTACGGGGGAATCTCGGTGCCGTCGGGTCTGGCGGTGTGCCACTTGCCGTCGGCGTCCCGCCAGGTGCTGTAACCGTGGTTCTTGATGCGGTTGTGGAAGCCGCACATCGGCCCGGCGTTGGCGGGATGGGTTTCGCCTCCGTCACGGAACGGTCTCAGGTGGTCGATCTGACACTCTGAGCCCGGGCGGTGGCACCCCGGCCAGAGGCATTCCGTCGCGGTGGCCTGAACGGCGGCCCGGACGGCGCCGGTGAACAGCCTCACCGGGCGGCTGCGGTCCAGCGGCACGCCCGCCGCGTCGACGAGGAGCCGCCGGATGGCCCCGGTGAGCGATGCGGCGACAGCCTCGCGCGGTTCGAGCCGCACCCCGTCGAGCGTGTGACACCCGTGTCGACGGGACCGGGCGGCGTCCACCGCGTCCGAGGGGTCCACGGGGTCCGTGCGGCCGGTCTCGAACCAGCCGAGAGCCCGCTCCCAGGTCTCGGGATCGAAGACGATCGTGGTTTCGGTCGGGACTCCCGGGGGAGCGGCGGCACTCGCGGCCGCGGCTCCGGTCATGGCGTCGAACGCGTCCGCACGCCGCTGGCCCGGCGTGCGAGGCAGATGGTCCTCGCAGGCGGCGTCGCCGCGCTCCGCGCGTGCGGCGTCCCAGTCTGCGCAGGCCTCGGCGTGGATGAACGCCTGGAACCGTTTGTTGATGCATGCGCCCTGGATCGCGCCGAAGCCGCCCTCGAGGTCCCAGCCGAGATCCGGCCGCTGGGTGAGCCTCACGTCGCGGTTGGCGTGGTTCCGCTCATTGCGGTCACAGGTGCCGTCCTGATCCACCATGCGCTCGAAGTCTCCGACGAAGAAATCGAAGTCGCGGTAGTTCATCTCCCGGGCGGCGTCGGCGAAGAGCTCGTCGCAGGAGACCAGGGCGTCGCGGACGCGTTCGTTGGAGTGGGCCCGCGTCATGCGAGCCATGTGACACACGCCGATCGCGCCGGCCTCGAACCACTTGCGCACCGCCGGCATCTCGGCGACCGTGCGTGCCGCATTGCGACGACGACCCCCCACGGCCCTTGCGGTGTCGGCGCGATGAGCGACCGATGTGGCTGCGGAGCGGTGGCCGTCGATCCGGAACAGACCCTCACGGTCCACCCGGCCCGCCATGGCGACCCCCACAGCCTCGACCCGCCGACGCAACGTCTCCACCGTTGCTATCGAATCCATCACCGCACGGCCCTCGAGTGCGTCCAGGTGCTCGAAAAGGTCGTCGACCGCTGCGTTGGCGCGCTCAACCGCACCGAACAACGCCGCGGCGCCCGACGGGTCCCCCTGCGTTGAATCGAACACCTGTTCGTCCATGACCACAGCTTACGTGGCCGCAGTGACAGCCAACGGCCCCCTCGCCGGGACTTCTGCAACCCTGCGCCCGCCGGACTAGGTTCGGTCGGCGCCGCCCGCCCGGGTCGCGCAGAGGGGGAATCCCATGGACACCATCCAGTTCACCGCGACGTTTCCGAACATCGCTCCCGACAAGCTGGCCGAGTTCAAACAGAACATCAGCGCAGCACTCGAGAAGGTGCGGACCGAGACGGGCGTGCGCCAGTACGACTGGTTCTTCAACGCGGACGAAACCGTCTGCGTCGTGCGGGAGACCTACGCCGACTCCGACGCGATCCTGGCCCACGTCGCCAACGTCGGCGCCCTGATCGGACCGATGGCCGAGATGGGTGGCGGGCTGGAGCTCGAGGTCTTCGGCTCGGTCTCCGCCGAGGTCGCCGAGGGACTCGCCGGACTCACCCCAACCATGTACTCGCATTTCGAGGGTCTCTAGAACCGTCGACTAACTTCGGGCCATGACCTCCCGGATTCCAGCTCTCGCGATCCTCCTCGTTCTCTCGCTGCTCGCATCTGCCTGCGGCGGAGGTGGCGACGACGCCGCGACCGATGCCTCGCCCGCGCCCACAGCGGAGTCCTCTCCGGACCCGACCGGCGGCGCCACTCCCGAGACGACTCCGGACCCGACCAGCGAAGCCACTCCCGACATCACACCCGAGGCGACGCCCACGTCCCCCGCGGTCGGCCCGCCACCAGTCGATCCGGCCGACGCGGAGATGCTGGAGGAGCTCCTACCCCAGATTCCCCCGCTGTCGGCGCCACCCACCGTCGACGACGCAGCAGAACTTCCGAACGACCACCTCGCGGACATGTTCGAGGCGGTGCTCGCGGCGATGGTCCAGGATCCGCCGATCATCGACGCCGCCGTGTCCGGCGCTGTCGAGGAGCGCTGGATGCCAGAGGTCGTGCCCGACCTCGTCATCCGGACCTTCGCCATCGACCAGGCCGTCACCGCCCGCGTGATGGGCGTCATCGAGGCATGGGCGGAAGCCGGGGCGGCCGGCGTCTACGCGCCGGACCCCACGACGTACTTCGCGACCCGCAGCGCCGCAGCGCGGAACCTGCGGCAGGCGAACGAGCTCGCCGTGGAGATCCTGTCGGCCGCGCTGGACCTCCCCTTGGAGGACCGTCTGTGCGTCGCCGAGTCTCTGCGGACCGCATCCAACGAGTGCGACGGGCCCGCGGCCGACCTGATCGATCCGGTCTTCGACATCAGCCTCTCGGACCTCGAACTCCCCGACGACGCCGACGACGACGTCGGCGACGAGGCTCTGTGCGAGGCCTGGGATTCCGCCGTGGACTCTCTCGGTCTGGATCCGGCGACGGTGGAGTCCATCGAGTACGCGATCGACGACTCGCTCGCCGACACCCGGTTCCTCAACCGCTCGGAATGCCGCTACGAGGCAGACCTGGATGAGGACGTCGAGGCCGACCTCGACGAGGGGTACGACGCCCTGGAGAACATCTACGCCGCGGCCATCGACGTCGTGCTCGAAGCAGGCGGCGTTCCCGAAGACGGCGAGAACGGTGTGCCCCTCGACTACGACCCCGAACTACTCGCCCTCGAGGCCCGCACGATCTTCGCCGCGGCGCGAGAAGCGGCACTGAGCTACCAGAACGTGGACGAGAGCGTGGCCCGCTTCCAGCTGATGGCACTCGTCGACGTCGGTGCATCGACAGCTCAACTGCAGTCGAGCTGGGCAACATCGACCGCCGCATCCTTGCGCTCGGCACCGAAGCGCTCGAGTGCTGGTACGAGTCGGATTTCTCCGAGCGGGCGAACTGTGATCCCGGACTCGAACAGTTCGTCGCCGAAGACACCGCTGCCTTCGAGGCGTTCACCGCTCAGCATGGCTTCAGCGACACGGTGGAGTGGGACGACTTCGACGACCTGTACGAGGACCGGTGCGATGTCTGGGTGGGGGTCGCCCGGTCCTATCCGCCCGAGCAGTACCCAGCGATCGAGATGGCCGTCGAGTACCTCGAGGCCTTCTACTCCAACCTCGACCTGCGCGGCTGCGAGACCCTCACCTGAACCACCTCGGTAGTCGACGAGCTGAATTCGATCCCGGCTTTCGACGACCTCGGCGTGGCGTACTGCGGGTAGGGACCGGCGTCAGGCGAGGAGGCTGCGCAACATCCAGGCGGTCTTCTCCGACACCTGCATGCGCTGGGTCAGGAGGTCCGCAGTGGCCTCATCGGCCGCCTTCTCGGCGACGGGGAACACCGATCGGGCCGTCCGGGCGACGGTCTCATGGGCTGCGACGAGGCGTCGCACCATCTCCATCGCGTCGGGACGGTCGGTGTCCTCCGTCACGGCGGACAACTCGGCGAACTCCCGATAGGTGGCAGGGGCGGGCTCGCCGAGGGTACGGATCCGCTCGGCGACCTCGTCGACGGCGAGGGCGAGCTCGTTGTACTGCTCCTCGAACATCAGGTGCAGCGTGTTGAACATGGGGCCTTCGACGTTCCAGTGGTAGTTGTGCGTCTTCAGGTAGAGCGAGTAGCTGTCGGCCAGGAGTCGGGAGAGACCCTCGGCGATGGCGACGCGATCTTCCTCGGCGATACCGATGTCGATGGCGGGCTGGGGAGCCATGTCATTTCCTTTCGTGGCGAGGTCCGGCGGACCCACCCGGAAGACGAGGTCAGATGACGGGACGCCGGCGGCGGATCCGGCGCCCCGTCGCCACCTTCTACGTCCGGGCGACCCGTCTGGTTGCACCCGGCTCGACGAGTTCCGGCGTCTGCGCCCGGCCACGTACCGCCCACCCGGACTACCGTTGCGGCCATGAGACCGGTCATCCGGGGAATCTCGATCGCAGCTGCGATTCTGTTGGCGGCCGGCTGCAGCGGCGGTGACGACGCCGACGCGGCCGCCACGGCGACGCCGACCGCAACCGCAACCGCAACCGCAACCGAGGCTCCGACCGCCACCTCCACCACCGCCGCACCGACGACGTCCACCACCGAGCCGCCGACCACAACGACCACCCTTCCGCCACCGGTCGACGCCGGGCTCGACCTCCCCAGGTCCGGCACCTACGCCCACGTGGTCATCACGTTCACGGCCGCCGAGTACGCCAACGACACCCCGGGGACCCGCCTCGACGACGAACCCGAAGTCGGCGAAGAGCGCTACCTGTACCTGGACTACGAGATGGAGTTCGAACAGGGGTACCCGGGCACGTCCGAGACCTTCGAGGTGGCCGACTTCTCCCTCGTTCTCGCCGACGGCAGCGCGGTCGCCTCCGAGATGGTCGACTTCCGCCGCAGGATCCTCGTCCAGGGCGACGGACCACAGAGCGTCGCCCTGGCCTTCCCCGGCGACGGCTACGACCTCGGCGGCGCGACCGTGGTGTTCGACAACGACGTGAACGAGCCCATCGTGATACCCCTCGACGGCCCCGAACCCACGGATCCGTACCCGCTCACCGTGGTGGTCGACGAGTCGGCCGACGTCGTCTACGAGGGCGGCTGCGCCGACGCCCCCGGCTCGGTCTCGGTCCTCGATGCCGAATGGGACGTCGATGCCGGCCTGGACGAGGACGCCACACGCATCGTCGGCGCCGGAACGACGAGGACCGTCCGCGGCGAACGCTTCGTGAGAATCCGCCTACAGGGCGTCGCTGGTCAGGGCAACTGCGGGGGCACCGTCTTCACGGACGACGCGTTCCGACTCGTGATCGACGGCCTGCCGATCGGCTCGGAGAACAGTTTCGCGAAGGCACTGGACAACGGCGAGGGCGTCGAGGTGATCTTCGGATTCCGGGTGCCCACCGACGTCGCCGAGTTGTTCCTCGATGTCGGCGTGGCCGACTCGACCCCGGCCCGCTTCGAGATCCCCGTCCCGGACGAGTTCGGGTGACCGGCGGCTCTACTCGTCGACCAGAACGGTGTTGGCGACGCCCTCTGCTCCCATGTTCAACACCAGGAGCTTGACCGGCTCGTCGCTGAGGTTCATCCCGTTGTGGACGATCTCCTGGGCCTCCATCAGGGCGTCGCCCTCGCGGTAGGTGCGGGTCCCGTTCTCCCCGTAGTCCACCGTCAGGGTCCCCTCCAGGATCAACGCATAGAGCGGGGCCTCGTGGTAGTGCCGGCCCGTCTCTTCACCGGGCTGCATGGTCAACACCACCGATGTCAGCGTGGCGGGGCCCGAGGGCCACTCGAGCGGTTGGCCCAGGATCGTCTCGGAGGCCTCGAGGACCGGCACGATCCTCTCGTCGCTGTCGAGAGCGCCGTCGATCGTGGTGCCCGCGACCCGCAGGTCGTCATCCCCGCCGCAACCCGCGGTGAACATCACCAGGCAGGCCACGCAGGCCGACAGAACTCGCCGCATCACAGGCTCCAGTCACCGTTCATGAGAAGGGGATCGGCCCGGCGGCCGCTCAGATGAGCCTGCGGCGCGCGGCCCAGTTCGTCAATTCGTGACGATTCGAGAACTGCAGCTTGCGCAGCACCGCCGAGGCGTGCGTCTCCACCGTCTTCACCGAGATGGACAGGCGCTGCCCGATCTCACGGTAGGTGTAGCCGCGGGCGAGGAGGCGCAGGACCTCCTTCTCCCGGTTCGTCAGGAGATCCAGTTCGGGGTCGTAGGGCTCGTGGGTCTCGCCGGCGAAGGCATCGAGGACGAAGCCGGCGAGCCGCGGCGACAGAACGGCCTCGCCCGCCGCGACCCGGGTGATGGCGTCCCGCAGGCCGTCGGCCGAGATCGCCTTGGTCACGTAACCCCGTGCCCCGGCCCGGATCACCGAGATCACGTCCTCCGCCGCGTCGGATACCGACAGTGCCAGGAAGACGGTCCCGACCTCTGTCTCGTCGACCGTCCGTCGGATGACCTCCGGGCCGTTGCCACCGGGTAGGTGGACGTCGAGGAGGACCACGTCGGGACGGGCCGTGGCGATCACCGCCACCGCCTCGTCGACGTCCCCCGCCTCCGCGACGACGTCGAAACCGTCGCCGGCCAACTCACTGCGCACACCGGCGCGGACGATCTCGTGGTCGTCGACGAGCACGATCCGAAGCGGTCTCACCGGCCGTTCCCCGGCAGTCGCAACTCGACCTCCGTGCCGACCCCGGGGGCCGAGGACACCGTCGCCGAACCGCCGAGACGCTCGATGCGTCCGACGATCGAGTCCCGCAGACCACGTCGGTCGACGTCGACAGCGTCGAGGTCGAACCCGGCACCGGTGTCGCGTACGAATACCTCGGTGGCCGCCTCCCCCACCTCGGCGAACACGTCGACCCGGGCCGCTCCGGAGTGCACCGACGCGTTCGTGACCGCCTCACGGATGGCGGCGAGGAGACCCTCGTGGCGATCGTCCATGTCGACGTCGCCGACGACGACCACCTCCACCGGCACCCCGTGAACGGCCTCGACCTCGGCCACCGTCGCCTCGAGAGCCGCGCGCAGCCGACCAACCGAACGGTCAGCGGTCCCGCCGTAGAGCCAGGTTCGCAGCTCGCGTTCCTGGCGGCGGGCGTGCCGGACCATCGCGCGGGGGTCGTCCGCGCTGCGCTGGATGAGCGCAAGCGTCTGAAGCACCGAGTCGTGCAGGTGGGCGGCCATCTCCGCGCGCTCCTCGGACCGGATCCGCGCCCGACGTTCCTCGCCCAACTCGTCGATCAGACGGGACCCCCACGGGGCGACGATGAGCCACACCCCGGCGAGCGCGATGGCCACCGCGACGAGGGCGGCCCCTGCCGTTCGGATGTCGAAATTCGCCGCGGCGACGAGTCCCACCCCGGCACCCGCCAGGACCACACCCGCCGCGATCCGCACGAATGACCACCGTCCCTGCGCACCCGCGATGGGCATCGGACCCGACGCGACGGCGTCACCACCGATCACGGCCCGGTCGACCGTGACGACGACACCCGCCGCCAACAGGGCCGCCGGCCACACCACCGCGTGGGAGAAGCCCGGCGTGTCCTGCAGACCCAGGAGGGCCCCGAGGACGATGAGGCCCACGGCGGCCACCCGGAGCCGCTCCGAACCGGCCTTGGGAATCCGGTCGGGCCCGACCTCACCGCTGCGAGCCGCCGCCACGACGAACACCAACCAGCAGAGCGCGTACAGCGCCAGACCGACCCCACCGGCGAGGGCGAGGACGACGAACGCCAGGCGAACCACCAGTGGGTCGGCACCGATTTCGCGGGCGATCCCCGCCGCGGTGCCCGAAACCATGCGGTTCTCGGAATCCGGGTGGGGAACGTGCCAACGGGCGGGGCTGGTCGCCGAAACGGACATCGCCATCGGCGTCATTGTCCCACGACGCCGTCGACGCCACATCGGGGACGACCTCAGGGACATCCCCGAGGGTCGGCCGGACCAATACGGATCCGGGCCGGTTCCGAACACCGGTCATGAGCACCCCTGTATCCGACACCGAGTCACCCGACACCGAGTCAGCCGACACCGCGCCCGCGCGCCGGCCGCGGGCCTCCGTTCCGGCCGCTGCGGCAGCCGGCATCGTCGCGGGGCTCGTGGCTCTCGGGCTGGCCGAACTGGTCGCCGGGTTCACCCGCCGGTGGCGATCGCCGGTCCTCGATGTGGGCGACCGCGTCATCGACCGCGTGCCGAGCTGGATGAAGGACCTCGCCATCGACTGGTTCGGAACGAAGGACAAGCTCGCACTGCTCGTCGGCATCGGCGTACTGCTCGCCGGCTACGCCGCGCTCGTCGGCGTCGTCGCACTACGCCGGTCGATTCGCGTCGGGCTCGGCGCGCTCGGTGTTTTCGGCGCGATCGGCGTGTGGGCGGCACTGGGACGACGGGTGGAGGTGCCGGTGAGCGTCGTGACCCCCTCGGTCGTCGGCACGATCGCGGGTTGCGCCGCCCTGTACGGACTGTGGCGGATCAGCGAGCCGGGCACCGCCAACCGGCCCACGGACGACAGCGGCCGCCGGACGTTCCTGGTCGGCATGGGCGCACTGGCCGCGACCGCCGGTGCGCTCGCCGTTGCGGGCCGCTGGCTGCAGGGGCGCTTCTCGGCGGCCGCGTCGCGCGCCGAGGTGGTCCTCCCCCGGCCCCTCCGGACCCTCGACGCCCCCGACCCCGGTGTCGCCGTGGGCGTCGACGGCGTGACGCCCTTCATCACCCCCAACGACGACTTCTACCGGATCGACATCGCTCTGACAGTTCCGCAGGTCCCGGCCGACACGTGGCGGTTGCGGGTGCACGGGATGGTCGAACGGCCCTACGAGATCACCTTCGCGGAACTCCTCGAACGTGAGCTCATCGAAACCGACATCACGATGACCTGCGTATCCAACGAGGTCGGCGGAGGTCTCGTCGGCAACGCCCGCTGGCTCGGCGCCCGGCTCGACGCGCTCCTCGACGAGGCCCGCGTGCTGCCGGAGGCGGACCAGGTCGTCGGGCGCTCGGTCGACGGCTGGGAGTGCG is a window from the Acidimicrobiales bacterium genome containing:
- a CDS encoding molybdopterin-dependent oxidoreductase, with the translated sequence MSTPVSDTESPDTESADTAPARRPRASVPAAAAAGIVAGLVALGLAELVAGFTRRWRSPVLDVGDRVIDRVPSWMKDLAIDWFGTKDKLALLVGIGVLLAGYAALVGVVALRRSIRVGLGALGVFGAIGVWAALGRRVEVPVSVVTPSVVGTIAGCAALYGLWRISEPGTANRPTDDSGRRTFLVGMGALAATAGALAVAGRWLQGRFSAAASRAEVVLPRPLRTLDAPDPGVAVGVDGVTPFITPNDDFYRIDIALTVPQVPADTWRLRVHGMVERPYEITFAELLERELIETDITMTCVSNEVGGGLVGNARWLGARLDALLDEARVLPEADQVVGRSVDGWECGFPVEAATDGRDAIVAVGMNGEPLPLAHGFPARLVVPGLYGYVSATKWLTEIELTTFDAFDHYWERRGWAREGPIRTQSRIDTPRGLQRVAPGVVPVAGVAWAQTRGIAAVEVQVDDGPWMEAELADALNDTTWRQWVWRWNASPGRHTLRCRATDGTGAIQTADRSEPIPDGATGHHEVVVLVEDPT